In Hypanus sabinus isolate sHypSab1 chromosome 10, sHypSab1.hap1, whole genome shotgun sequence, the genomic stretch tgccactgtaattctTTTTATAGGCTCTGTATATTAATGCATTGGGTTTACCAGACCAATAACTGGAATAGTGGGTTGTGTTATGAGGAGAAATCCAACTGCTCAAGTTTAGAAGAGTGAAAGGGGATTTAAGTGAAACACTTATGGTCCTGAGtgatgtggagactgtgtttCTCTTTGCAGGAGTAACTCCATCCAATACAGGTGTATTTTGGAACAAGGTGCAAATTCAGGGTGACAGTATATGAAAGTGCAGGCCGGGGATTATTTAAGGTGGGAGTGTTGGCTGGGGGGGGTGGGTGTTATATGGTGGGATGAGGGATTAGGGTAGGTGAGAATCTGGGAAAAGGTTTAGACTGAGGATCAGGTTGAGGTGAGTTTTTAGGAGGAATATGTGTTTAGGTTGGGGATCTGTTTAGGACAGGATACTATTTCATAATGGTAGAATTTAGGCACAGGAACctgtttagagcaggggttatGTTGGGGACGGGGACCTGGTTGAGTGCAGAGGTTTTGTTGTGGTCAGGGACCCGGTTTAGTGTAATAGTTGGTTATGTTGGGGACAGGGTACTGGTTTAGTGTAGGGGGATGTGTTTAGGGTAAAGTCCTGATTGGAGTCAGATTGGGCCGGGACTCCGGTTTGCAGAGAGTATCCTCACCTTGCGGACAATGAAGAAGGTGCTGATGGCCAGCAGTGGAGCAGCCAGAGAGAAGGCCAGCAGGTGCTTGTGGATCTGCCTCTTCTCCAGCCCAGCATGCATCAGGAATGAGACCAAACCAAATGACGCAGGTGCCTGAAATGACCCATAGACAACGTCACTGACACCACCACCCACATTCACTCAGGTTTTCAGCTCAGATATTCCTCAGTGAACATATTGTCTCAccaacgatccctgcgaaaagcagagaggggtagagagggaatgatgtccttagtggtggcgTCCtgctgaaggtggcagaagttgctgaggataatatgctggatctggaggctggtagggtgataggcgAGGACAAGGGAAACAATAGGTGTGGTGAATAATAATGTACAGttctacagttacagagaaaagtgcaGGGGACATGACAAGGTAGATTAacagatcaagagttcatctttatcagAGAAAGAGGTAGATCCAAGAAGCTAAtatcagcaggatagaagctgtccttgaacctagtCTTGtgttctcaagcttttcaatcttctgtctgatgggaaagaGGAGAATGCCAATGGAGGGATAGGTCTTTGATTATAGTCATTGCTTTCCTGAGCCAGCAGGAAGAATAACTGGAGTCATTGGTGCATATTCCATTTGACTGGCTTGAACTGATTTCTTTAATTACCAGTCCTctgatgttatttttcagttaccAGCCAAACCCCTCCTTCCCACATCACTGTCCCGGACACTAACATGCAAAGGCTGAGCCCCCACAGCTGCTGGACTCACCATtcactctgataggacaggacCAATGTGGGTGCTCTCCATCCTCGGATATCTGAGATGTCCACACATGGGTAGAATCTACCTGGATGGGTCCAATGGCCTCACACCCCTCAACCCCTATCCTTGCCAAAGACTTCACAAGAGTTGGCACATTGTGCCCACACTAGGGACAGTTCTCTGCCCACCTTGCAGAAGTACCTGCATTCCTGCAGTGGCCTGAATAATCTCAGGACATCCTGGCAGCCAATGAAACATATCACTGCAGTGAAAAACCAGAGTCAACTCAGGCAGAGGGAACTCCAATGTGAAATACATGAGCAGGTGCCACCGGGGGAATAATGGTTattcacagcttggtatggcaactgctgtgCTCATGATTGCAAGACACTGCAGATGTGAACAAACCAGCTTTCTTTCCATTGACTGTCTACGCTTTCTGCTGCCTTAGGAAAGCAGACAATATAAATCAAAGACCTCTCCCACCTGGGTCATTATCTCTTCCTCCCACATCGAGCAGAAGATACGAAAACTTGAGAACATgtaccaccagattcaaggacagcttctctcctgctgttatcagactcttgaacagatctCTCAACTAATACAAGGTGAACCTTTGATCTCCCAGTTAACCTCATCATAGCCTTTACAAATTATTTGTCCTCCTGCACTgcattttgtttgtgactgtaacaCTGTATTATgttttctgttattgctttttacTAACTTGATGTACTTATGTATGGAATGTATGTCCTGtccccctttctcttcaccatctacacctcggacttcaactactgcacagagtcttgccatcttcagaagttttctgatgactctgccatagttggatgcatcagcaagggagatgaggctgagtacagggcgacAGTGGGAAACttggtcacatggtgtgagcagaatcatctgcagcttactgtgaaaaagactaaggagctggtggtggacctgaggagggctaaggcaccggtgacccctgtttccaaaGGGGTCAGtgcggacatggtggaggattacaagtacctggggatacgaattgacaataaactggactggtcaaagaacactgaggctgtctacaagaagagtcagagccgtctctacttcctgaggagactgaagtcctttaacatctgctggacgatgctgaggatgttctacgaggctgtggtggccagtgctatcatgtttgctgttgtgtgctggggcagcgggctgagggtagcagacaccaacagaatcaacaaactcattcgtaaggccagtgatgttctgggggtggaactggactctctgatggtggtgtctgaaaagaggatgctgtccaagttgcatgccatcttgaacaatgtatcccatccactcaataatgtactgtttaggtacaggagtacattcagccagagactcattccaccgtgatgtaacactgagtcataggaagtcattcctgcctgtggccatcaaattttacaactcctccctcggagtgtccgacaccctgagccaataggctggtcctggacttacttccacttggcatgatctacatattattatttaattatttatggttttatattgctatatttctacactattcttggttggtgcgactgtaacgaaacccaatttctctcgggatcaataaagtatgtctgtctgatcTGTCTGGGTGGCACAGAAACCTTTCACTATACGATAATAAAGCAATTATATTTACCAGGACACCAAAAGGCATGCATGCAAAGGGAacacttcccccccaccccaacaatcaAGCTGTCCCTGCTGCTGCTGTCTACTCACCTTGTGCAGGATAACAGCAAAGAAGACGATGAGCTGGAGTGAGAGCTGggaagatcctgcagcagttcCTAGTGCCACACCATCCACTGTAAGAAGGGAGACACGTGGATGATAGTCGGCAGTACCTGACATATGGAAGGATTCTTATGTGGTGGCTATGAGATACTTGCGCAGAGCTAATCATAAAGGTAGGTTGCGAGGAATGTTTGCAGGAATGCAGCTGGACAGCTTGAGTTATATAGGGCAGTTGGACAAGCTGGGAATGTTTTTCCTGGAGTGAAGATAGCtgaagggtgacctgatagaggtttacagaaCCATGAGTAAATCATATTTTCCTCAGGGATAGGGAAGCCTAAAACtacagggcataggtttaaggtgagaaggggaagaTTTTAAGGGAGttttttcacacagtgagtgctggatatgtggaacgagctgctaaaggaagtggtagaggtggatacaattaaAACATTTATAAGACATCTGCACAGTTACACGGATAAGAAGACTTTCTTTTACTGATTTTGTACTTGTGCTCTAATGACTGAGGACTGGGTTACTCATTCTCCAGGGCAGACGGAACTGCTAAAGGGCCATTGTGAATCCATCAGAGAGGATCCCTTAGTTGGAAAGGGGAGGCCCAGGGAAATTTCCTCAATTTTAATGCACTGGCCCAAGGTTCAAAGGGATGTGAGCCAAACACAGGCTAATGGGATGAGCtcagatgggcatcttggttggcacagagcctgtttctgtgcggtacGGGTCCAAGACACCAACCATGGGTCTGTAATCCTGGCCAGCATCAAAGTAACTTATACCTCCTGCTCCCTACACTACCCAGAGAGGATTAAACCTTCATTTTCCCACCAACCTCCATGACCATGAGCAAGACCACTCATACCACACCACGGACTTCAGTAACTCTTCAGACTGATTCCTCTTCAACTCACTCTGCTCACCTGAACCACCCAATTCAATCACTTCCTCCACTCCTTCCCATTGGGCTGCAGGGCAAGGTCCCCTACACATGGAAGTTTGCCCCCTGCTGCCAACTCTCCACTATGTACTTCCCTCACACAGGCTGCTCTACCTCCACAATGCAGCTCCTGCTCAATTGTACCTTGGCAATGGTATACCACACTCTGTGGGCTGATCAgaccaccctcccctccacacctcaTACGGAGGTCGACTCATACCTGCTGCATGGATAACAAGGCCAAGGGTGGCAGTCAGACTGGATCCAGCCCCTGATCTTCTCCCCTGTTCTGCAGAGGTAAAAGAAGACATCATTAaatacagtgcttataaaaagtattcaccccctccccgaaggttttgtgttttattgttttacaacattgaaacacAGGTCCTAATACTGATAACAGGAAACTCTTCcatgccaaagtgaaaacagatctctacaaagtgatctaaattaattacaagtataaagtacaaaataatcgcttgcataagtattcaaacccctcccccccccctttaacaAGACACACGAAATCATCACTGTGCAGCCCGTTAGTTTTCGAAGTCACAtttcaattgattgcagtaaaaatatacccatctggaaggtccaactgctggtgagacagtatcctggcaaaaagtacaccatgaagacaaaagaacactccaagcaactcagtgaaaaggttattaaaaagcacaagtcaggagatggatacaagaaaatttccaagtcactgaatatcccttggagaacAGTGAAGTCAATCGTCAaggaatggaaagaatatggcacaggtgTAAATCTGCCAAGAGTGATTGTGAAAGAAGGAgaccagtgagggaggccaccaagagacctacaacaactctgaaggagttacaagcttcagtggctgagttgggagagactgcacatacaactgttaCCCAGGTGCTTcatcagttgcagctttatgggagagtggcaaagagaaagccactgttgaaaaaaactcatgtgaaatctcagctagagtttgtcagaggcatgtgggagactgaagtcagctgaaagaaggttctatggtctgatgaaaccaaaattgagttttttggccatcagactgaacactattATCAAAACTCATCATCCCTGTTGTGAAggatggtggtggctgcatcatgctgtggagatATTTCAGTGAAGCAGGCCatgaaaggcttgtgaaggtagagggtaaaatgaatgtagtaaaatagagggaaatcctggaggaaaacctgatgaagTCTGCAAGataactgcgacttgggagaacaTTTGTGTTCCAGCAAGACgataaccccaagcataaagccaaagctacacaggaatggcttaaaagcaacaaagttaatgtcctggagtgaccaagtcagggtccagacctcaatccaactgagaatttgtggctggacttgaaaagggctgttcactcacaatccccatgcaatctgacagagcttgagcagttttgtaaagaagaatggggaaacatTGCAGCATCCAGGTTTGcaaaagctgatagagacctatccacacagactcaaggccatAATTGCTTTCAAAGGTGCAGCTACTAAATACTGGTTTGAAGAGGGTGAGTactcatgcaatcaattattttgtatttagtAATTGTAATAAACTTAGACCAACTtgcagaaatttgttttcatGCTGACAAGAGTCTTTTcggttgatcagtgtcaaaaaagcattTTAACATTATTTTGTTTGGACAGGAGGCTTGGGTTACAAGCAGAGACTGCTCCAGCGAAAGCAGTTGCAGCCTATGCAAAGGAGGCTGAGAGAAATTGAGGTACTGACATATTATTGTCATACATACCATATCAAGATATAgtaaaaaacttgtcttgcatactgtttgacaaatcaaatcattgagcaaaataaaacattaacaatgcagaataaagtataaaatccacataaagtgcaagatcatagtgaggtagattgtgaggccaaatgTCCATCTTATCATATGACCTCagtgaggtttataaaatcatgaatgaCATAGATAAGGTAGATGTTCAGTCTTTTTCTCTCAGTAGGAGTCTAAGActaaaggacacaggtttaaagtgagaggagaaaGCTTTAAGGCAGTGTTTTTCATACAGATGATGGTGAgtatgtggagtgagctgccaaatGAGGTGATACGAGGTGGGTTGGACAGGTCGATAAGAGAGGAAAGGTCAAATGCAAGTGCAGCTAGCTCAGGTAAACAATTTGGCTGacgtggatgagttgggccaaatggcccatctTTGTGCTGTATGACCATATGACAGTCTAGACTGGGTCAATGCTACCAGGCCCTGGGACAGCAGAATTCACCAGGGTCTGGAGGCAACTACAGGGTCCTAGAGTCTTAGTTGGCTGGATAGCACAGTTGTCTTTCAAGGAGAAAGCGGTAAATAGAAACTTACAAAATCTTTTAATGTCATAATAAGAAGAAATTCATGGATGGAGAATCACTGACAAAAGGACCAAAGTAAAGACATTAAAAAGTTCCTGGAATCAGGAAAACACTGTTGTGACTTTCCAAGAAGAACCTGCAGAGATACTGTGCAGAGAAACCCTACGGGACTCTGGGTAAGATGAACTAACTAAATGATCTCATGAAGTTAGAACCATAACAATGGACTGACTGTGCTCCAGGGTCAATGATTGTGTACGGGTGAAAGTCTGAATGGAAGAGGCTCAGGCTGAGGAACACATGGTCATTAACAAATTGCGGGTGTGAGTTGGAGGGTATGGGGAAGGAGGCAAGctcctcaacctctcctcattcaACATTGATGCCAAGATGCACCATCTAGAGAAGCAAGGTCCTTTATATCATCACACCTTTCTACCCCACACTCTTCCAGAACCCTGCTTTACGAGGCTAAACTAGGGAGAAAAATGCCAGCAACCTGTCCTGTCCATGGGCACCCATCTCAGTACTGGCACATTACACCTCAATGTCACTTTTCTGCAGAAGACATAATTTAATTAACGTTAGATTGGTTTGTTGTCACGTGTaccgagatgcagtgaaaagcttttatTTTGCGTGACATCCAgagatcattccatacataagtaCATCAAGGCAATAAAAAGAAACCAGAATACAGTAGTGTTTCCATTACAATGGAGGGGAAGTGCAagtagacagtaaggtgcaaaaATTGAGCAGATTGGGAGATCTAACTGACCTTTAGCATTTGAGGGGTCTGTTCAAGAATCTGACAAAGGATAGAAGcattccttgagcctggtggtatgtgtttcAGACTTTTATATATTTGGCCTAGAGAGAGAATGACTGGGTAGGTGGGGTCCTTGTTCatgttgactgctttactgaggcagcgagaagtgtacTGAATGGTGGGGAGACTGGTTCCTGATGTGTCCACAACTTTGTGCAAACTTGCCGTGCGCATCTGGatgggatgctttctgtggtgcacacGGGCATTATTCCACCGCTATCGAGATTGTGGCTAAGCCCCTCCCTTGAATGGCTACGGCTCTCCTGGTAgtgagttccagggtttagacacaGTGTTGGGGATGTACTTCCAAGGCCAGATTGTGGAACATGGTTACATTCAAGGGGAGCTTCTCCCACGACTGGCTGGAAAGCTGAAGGACATCTCATATtgtccctttggtccatctacaCACAGAGATCTCAGCTGAAAGCCAAGTAACAACACTGACTGCCCCTCCTGTTGGAAGCAGGCTGTGTGGTGGTCTCTCTGGCGCATTGAGTATTCCCCCAATTCAGGAATGTCCTCCATTGTCCAGGATCTGAGTCCCAGCTCCTCCTTGGGCAGCAGACATCTGCCTTCAGTCGCTCATACACAGTGGGACGGGGCACGTGTCTTTGAGGAAACAGTACTGTCCACCTGAGATCTGATCACCCTGCTGAAAAGCAGATAGTAACAACATCAGGGTGACAGGAGCCTGCACTCAGCTTGGTGACCACTCAACCATGGGCTTACTACGTTGGAGGGAAGTGCTCTAATCTGGTGGACAGGCGAGCCACTCCCTGAGTCGACGCCCACATCAGGACCCAGGAGGAAGCTCATCCGCTTCAGGCCAGTGGTCCTGTGTACTCTGTCTGGCACAACCTGCACACAAGGTGGACTGTAGAGGACAGGCTGGGGTGCAATTTGTGGGTGACAGAGGGGAAGCAGAATGAGGCTAAGGACAAGTGACTGGAAGAGGGAAAAGTGGTGGATcattgggggaggggtgggtcatgTACCTACGGGGTGAGGAGACCAGCCTACATGGATCTCCTCCAGTGCTGTGTAGGACAATCAAGGCCTGGTCTCTCAGGACCCATTCACCACCCCCAGCCCCCCCCCACTACATGTACCTGTGCTGGTGCCGGCTACAGGTGGGGTGCTTGTAGCGGGTTGGCTTCGTTGGCCTGGCTCTCTGGTTTCATCTACAGAAGTAAAGGGGAGAAGTTAGTCCAGCACCTCGACCGGTGCTTCCAGCAGAGTGGGACCTCTAAGGGCTGGGGACCGGGCTACAGGCAGAAGGGTTCAGCGATGTGGGGGTCATAGTTGTGCAGCATCAGGGTGGATTTGCTGATGTTAAATGAGagggagggataggaagggattCAGCTGGAGGAGGCAGGGAAGGGTTGGAGGAGGGATGGGGTGAAGGGTGAAGTAGGgagggaatgggggagggagGTAGGGGCCggaggagtgagggagagaggtaaGGGGGTGGAGGAGGTAAGGGGCAGAGacagcaggaaggggaggaggaggaggagggtgggATGGACAGTTTCCTCTAAGCTGCGTGAGTGCAAGGCTGtaaactgaaatgttcccactcaCACAACCTTTGTTGCCATGCAACAAAAGCCATAACTATGAAATAtgattttgaaatctatgttaatataatcGGGAATACCCTGTAATTAAGTGTTAataaatataatccataaatttttgAAATAATTGTACCACAAGCTtttactttgaaatattttagagcttcaatgtacttacattgtcagtgtttcaaattGTAACAatcaacacagaatggaagtcagaagctcattgttaataaaccacCAGCCCACTGAACaccaaaaccatttaaaatgcTGTGCAGGTTTCGGGCTTTTAAAAAAATTTCTGTTCAGAGCAATGATTGGTCCACTCAGCTGTAAAGATAAAGAATgttggaaggagggagggagggagggaagggaatggaaggaggaggaaaggtggcagagggagggatggaaAAGAGAGAGTTCTCTTCCTTCACAATTTCCCTTGGCCTTTCCCAGTGCTGATGGTCATGGGTCTGTGGTCCCCACCCAATCACTTAAAAGGGCAATGCAGCAGCAGGAGAAAGAAGTAATAAGTAAGGACCGCATTCCCAATATCCTCAGGAGGCTGCATCATTTGAAGGGGTTTCCAGCACTTTAAACCACAGAATTTTCGTCTGGTCAGTCATCACCAGAGAATAATGTAACAAGTGGAGTTCCCAGTTGCCACTGGTACTGCCAACAGTACAGAAATTCAACAAAAGCCCAATTATACTCAGCATTCCATCATCTCGGAGTATCATTTTACCATAAATAGTAACCCTGCACCTAAAACCAATGTTGGCAAGTTTAGACTGAACGCTCTGTTTCAGAAATCCTTCATGAATGAACTTCTTCTCAAGTAACTATTAACAGCATATTTCACAGTGAACCCTCACATACTCCACAAAGTTACGACAGCTAACTTAACACTGCATAATTCAAAATAATCAAACTGCACCTTGTAACCACacaacaggcagcatctgtggagagttaCCGGTCACTGTGTCAGGTCAATGTCCCTTCATCAACCATTTCATCACCAGAtctgatgaaaagtcattgaTTACCAGTCACTCTGTTACTCCCTCCAGAGACCGGTATTAGTATAAATTTACTGTACAgatgtacagtgaaaagtttttgTTTACATGCCGTTCAGGCAGGTTATTTCATATACAAGTACATCTAAGTTGTAAAATGAAAACAATATAGAATCTAGCATTGCAATTGCAGAGAAATTGCAAGACCCACGATGGGGAAAATTGGgaaatcaagagttcatctttagtgTATGAGAAGTCCATTCAAGAATGATAACAGTGTGACAAAAGCCGTGCTTGAGCCTGGAGGTATgtcctttcaggcttttgtatcttctgccagatgggaaaggggaagaagagagaatgtctggggtgggtcgggctgctttactgaagcaatGAAAATGATAAACAGAGTCCATGCAGGGCGGCTTGTTTCACGACGTCTTGTCCGTAACTCTACAGTTTCTTGCAGAGCAACTGTCATACTAGTCTGTGATGCATCCAgctaggatgctttctatgcatTTATAAAAAAATTGAGAGAGTCAAAGGAGACAAGGTCAAATTTCCTTTGCCTGCTGAGAAAGTAAATGGAAGAGTTTCCATTAGTAGACAGCAACCCCAACAGGATGCAGACCTACTGTTGGACACCATGCTGCCTTGAGAGTTACACACTCCCTGTGGGTCACACCACCCCACACTTGGACGTCCCCTGTGGGTCACACCACCCCACACTTGGACGTCCCCTGTGGGTCATGCCATCCTCTAGAGTCAGACACACCCCTGCAGTTGTCAGACATACTGTACCTCCCTGCCAGGCGATACAACTGGTGACCTGATCAACGACAAACATCAGCAGGAATCCAGTAACCAGGGAGATACCGATGAAGAAGTGCGGGGGTACTAACTGCTGGGCTCCGGCCTCTCTCCCCTCAACCTCCTGTGTGCCCACGGCAATGTGACTCTGGGTCAGGTTCCACCGCTGAGCTGCAGATTTAGACAACACCAGTTTACATGTCTGAAGTGCCTCTAGTGTCCATTTCAATTGGGGTGCAGGGTGTCAGTAATCCCAGTTTTCTCTGGAAATCCCtgtcccagcaccaagccttggGACtaacctcccccctccacccacccacccaaccaGGCATCATGATTATCGAAATCTCCAACTTCTGGGAATGCCTCCCTCCTCCCACATCACTCTTTTTCATCCCCATTCTGCCTCCTGTCTTAACCCTTCTCTTCTTGTCACATGTCCTTCACCCCCTTCTCATGTCCCTCCTTCTGTGGGCCACTGTCCTCCGTATCAGGTTATTTCTTCAGCTCTCTCCctttcacccatcatctccccttctccctcaccctagtttcacctaccagcttgtactccttctcatccccgtccccccatcttcttatttctggcttcttccccctttttagtcctgatgaaaggtctcggaccaaaatgttgcctgtttcttcttctccatatagatgctgcctctccACCATGATGTGTGTGgctccccattccccactccgGGCCTTTGCTGAAGGCTGTTCCACCTTCAGACCTGTCACCATAATTTGCTTGGCGACAGGAGCCAGAGGGTCATGGTAGTTTGTATGATTGAATACGGGTGACGAGTGGTGGCCCACGGCATCGGTGCTGAGACCCTTGCTGTTTGTGGCTTGGATGTGGATGTGGGAGGCCC encodes the following:
- the LOC132400998 gene encoding zinc transporter ZIP9-B-like isoform X2, whose protein sequence is MDGAVSIILLSLAMFGGSLLLGLIPLVIRLPEAKLKFVTVLGAGLLCGTALAVIIPEGIELLLASPLTAQRWNLTQSHIAVGTQEVEGREAGAQQLVPPHFFIGISLVTGFLLMFVVDQVTSCIAWQGEQGRRSGAGSSLTATLGLVIHAAVDGVALGTAAGSSQLSLQLIVFFAVILHKAPASFGLVSFLMHAGLEKRQIHKHLLAFSLAAPLLAISTFFIVRKSSLESLQQTKATGIGLLFSAGTFLYVASVHVLPEVSGQHSHQVTNGHGKKGLGFLESLTLIVGCTIPVFLSLGLHDG
- the LOC132400998 gene encoding zinc transporter ZIP9-like isoform X1, with the protein product MDGAVSIILLSLAMFGGSLLLGLIPLVIRLPEAKLKFVTVLGAGLLCGTALAVIIPEGIELLLASPLTAQRWNLTQSHIAVGTQEVEGREAGAQQLVPPHFFIGISLVTGFLLMFVVDQVTSCIAWQGDETREPGQRSQPATSTPPVAGTSTEQGRRSGAGSSLTATLGLVIHAAVDGVALGTAAGSSQLSLQLIVFFAVILHKAPASFGLVSFLMHAGLEKRQIHKHLLAFSLAAPLLAISTFFIVRKSSLESLQQTKATGIGLLFSAGTFLYVASVHVLPEVSGQHSHQVTNGHGKKGLGFLESLTLIVGCTIPVFLSLGLHDG